DNA from Halorarum salinum:
GTTCCGCATCGCGCCGGTGAAGACGACGGGCGTCCCGCCGTCGTAACAGAGGTCCACGAAGTAGGCGGCCTCCTCGAGGACGTCCGTCCCCTGGGTGACGACGACGCCCGTGGTCCCGGGGTCGTCGTCGAACTCCCGGATCCGTTCGACCAGGTCCAGGAGGTCCTCGTAGGTGAGATGCGGGCTCGGCACGGTCGCGAACTCGAGCGTCTCGACGTCCGCGACGTCCCCGAGGCCGGGGACCGCGTCCACGAGGTCCCGTCCCGAGAGCGACGGGCTCGCCCCGTCGCCGTCGGACGTCGACGCGATGGTTCCCCCGAGTGAGACGACGACGACTGTCATGGGCCACCGTTCGCCCGCTCCGTCTTGAACCGGTCGGCCGGCGGCCACCGCCGGAGTTCGAACCCGCCTGACCGGACGAGTACACATATAGTATATCGTATTACGCGATACGAAATTCGCCGGTCGGCGGTTCGAGGCAGCTTCCCCGGCCGGCTTCCGACGGGCCGAAAACAGGCGAGGCCTTCGAGGAGCGTACCGACGGTGAATCCCACGGTCGCGGCGAGCATGCCGACCGCGAGCGTCTCCGTCTCGTCGACGTACCACGGCCGTTACGTGACTGGACTTCGACTCGCCCACACGGCGAAGAACGCGGCGCCGAGGACGCCGGCCACGACCGCGAAGGTCGCGACGATGCCGTCGTCGCCCCGTGGAAGCGTTCGGCGAGGTACGCGCCGGACGCCCCGATCTCGTCGCCCGACGGCGCTCCGAGCACGACGTTCGACCCCGCGCCGGCGAGCGTGACGGCCGTACGGTCGCTACCGGCCGGTCAGAGCCGCTCGGGGTCGGTCTTCAGGTACTCCCGGAGCACCGTCGTCGCGTACGCCCCCGAGGGGAGCGCGAACGAGAACACCGGGTCGCCGTCCCGCCCGCCGACCGCGAGGTCGGTCGGAAGCGCCACCGCGCGACGCGTCCCGGTCGACTCGAACTCGCCGGGGAGCGCGAAGTCCCCGCGCTCGACCCCGAGTTCGGCCAGCACCTCGCGCTCGATCTCCCCCGGCTCCCCGTCCGCGAACTCGGTTCCGGTGCCGACGAGCGGGGCGGTGACGAACGCCCGGCCGCGCTCGCAGTGGCGCGCGAGCACGTCCACTCGACCCTCGGTGGCGCGCTGGGCGCGGTCGGGATCGGGCTTGGGGTGCTTCGTCTCCCGCTCCGCGAAGCAGCAGACGTCCCCCTCCACGGGACGGTGGAACGGTAGCCGGCGGCGGAGTCGCTCGCTCACGATTCGGTTGAAGGCGTACGACTGCGCGGCGTTGACGAAGAGGCGCTGGAGGTTCGACGGGACCGCCTCGAGCGCCTCGCGCCAGCCGGCCCCGTCGGCGAGTCGGTGGAGCATCGACCGCTCGTAGCGGAGCCGTCCGGGCATCGCGTCGAGGGCGGCGGTCCAGTCCGGTTCGGCGGCGTCGGCCTCCCGTTCGACCACCTCGCGGGCGGCCTGGGAGTCCTCGGGTTCCGTGTCGTACGGGTTCCCGACGTACGCGAGCACCGCGCCGCGCCAGTCGCCCCGGAGGACGTGGAGGCCGACGTCGTGGGTGACGGGGCGTCGGCTGCCGAACCGCTGGTGGCCGAAGTAGTTCGGGACGGCGACGGTGACGGGGTCGTCGTCCGACGCCGCGTCGTCGCCCGCGCCACCCGCACCATCGTCGCCGTCGGCATCGCCGGCGCCGTCACCGCCGCCGGCGAACGCCCGGAGGTCGGCGGTGACGGGCGCGGGGTCGCCCTCCGCGTCGCGGACCCGGACCTCGAACTCGTTGCCGGCGAGGTCGCCGAAGGTGAGCGCGCGGCCGGTCCGGCCGAGCACCGCCACGTCGGCGTCCGGCACCTCGGGGAGGTCGTCGGGGTCGATCCCGTCGACGGTGAAAAGCTGGGTCGTCACGGCGTGCTTGTCCTTCGTGCCGGCCCAGGAGACGCGCTCGCGGCTGATCCCCAGGTCGTCCGACAGGCGGCCGGCGAAGTCGTTGGTGTCCCAGCCCCGGAGCGTGACCCGGAGGAGGACGTGCGGGTAGGAGCCGGGGTCCGAGTCGACGGGTTCGGGGTCCATCCGCTCGCGCTCGCGGACGACGAAGTCCTCCGGCTCCTCGCGGAGGCGGCCGCCGATGCCGTCGGCGTCGCTGACGTAGAAGTCGACGCCGACGACCCGCTCGCGGGGGTGGGCCTCCCGCATCAGTACAGCGGCAGGTCGCCGGTCACCTTGTCGACGATGTTGTCCCGACCGGGGCCGACCGCCAGGGCCGTGACCGTGCCCGGGTCGAGCTGGGTGTGCCCGGCGTCGCGGACG
Protein-coding regions in this window:
- the truD gene encoding tRNA pseudouridine(13) synthase TruD produces the protein MREAHPRERVVGVDFYVSDADGIGGRLREEPEDFVVRERERMDPEPVDSDPGSYPHVLLRVTLRGWDTNDFAGRLSDDLGISRERVSWAGTKDKHAVTTQLFTVDGIDPDDLPEVPDADVAVLGRTGRALTFGDLAGNEFEVRVRDAEGDPAPVTADLRAFAGGGDGAGDADGDDGAGGAGDDAASDDDPVTVAVPNYFGHQRFGSRRPVTHDVGLHVLRGDWRGAVLAYVGNPYDTEPEDSQAAREVVEREADAAEPDWTAALDAMPGRLRYERSMLHRLADGAGWREALEAVPSNLQRLFVNAAQSYAFNRIVSERLRRRLPFHRPVEGDVCCFAERETKHPKPDPDRAQRATEGRVDVLARHCERGRAFVTAPLVGTGTEFADGEPGEIEREVLAELGVERGDFALPGEFESTGTRRAVALPTDLAVGGRDGDPVFSFALPSGAYATTVLREYLKTDPERL